The Peribacillus simplex genome contains a region encoding:
- a CDS encoding VOC family protein, which yields MIKGFGGIFWRTKNLEEIKKWYSQVLKIEIENWNGTIITPQPGNETIFSFFSENDRYFPTEQQVMLNFQVENLDDSIKHLEKMGVPLVMEKTINEFGKFIWIEDPEGRRIELWEK from the coding sequence ATAATAAAGGGTTTTGGAGGAATCTTTTGGAGGACTAAAAATCTAGAGGAAATAAAAAAATGGTACAGTCAAGTCCTGAAAATTGAAATAGAAAATTGGAATGGTACCATTATTACACCACAACCAGGCAATGAAACTATCTTTTCCTTCTTTTCTGAAAATGACCGCTATTTTCCAACAGAACAACAAGTGATGTTAAACTTTCAAGTTGAAAATTTGGATGACAGTATCAAACATCTGGAAAAAATGGGTGTTCCCCTTGTTATGGAAAAGACGATTAATGAATTTGGAAAGTTTATTTGGATTGAAGATCCAGAGGGAAGACGTATAGAGCTTTGGGAGAAGTAA
- a CDS encoding SMI1/KNR4 family protein — translation MVKSIWEASNDEYMLQPLTDEIVKKAEELFNVTLPNSYIAILKQQNGGQPICNAHPSPVPTVWGESFVIVEHIKGIGSGNGILENDYYIKEWELPEGLILFNGDGHTWLAFDYRDATSAPPIVYVDVDLEQTIQIADSFDEFLKNLYFENEEFDFEGMEVKVYSQQDFETFIQEDNVEELTYAIPDLAQGDVDLKWFGNQLLTLSNYHDRYIRCCVANSVWNSLTHRLDEDILHSLIENFKKDVDSEVQMYAELILEKMNYSFEQLKEDVYNGERISLAFQDKLYHVIEESNQWHLADYETDTQQSFDSADELLEQSRIDGKSLQEGWSHIKKAY, via the coding sequence TTGGTAAAAAGTATATGGGAAGCAAGTAATGACGAGTATATGTTACAACCATTAACAGACGAAATTGTAAAAAAGGCAGAAGAATTATTTAATGTAACGTTACCAAACTCGTACATTGCTATTCTTAAGCAACAAAATGGAGGACAACCAATCTGTAATGCTCATCCGTCTCCTGTTCCTACCGTCTGGGGTGAATCTTTTGTTATAGTGGAACACATTAAAGGGATTGGTTCCGGAAACGGAATTCTTGAAAATGATTATTACATAAAAGAGTGGGAACTGCCGGAAGGACTTATTTTATTCAATGGAGACGGTCATACTTGGCTCGCATTTGATTACCGCGATGCCACGTCTGCTCCCCCCATTGTTTATGTAGACGTTGATTTGGAACAAACCATACAAATCGCGGATAGCTTTGATGAATTTCTCAAAAACCTATACTTTGAAAATGAGGAATTTGATTTTGAGGGAATGGAGGTAAAGGTATACAGTCAACAGGACTTTGAAACGTTTATACAAGAAGATAATGTAGAGGAATTAACTTATGCTATACCGGACCTAGCACAAGGCGATGTGGATTTGAAGTGGTTTGGTAATCAACTTTTAACTTTAAGTAATTATCACGACAGATATATTAGATGTTGTGTTGCTAACAGTGTTTGGAATTCTCTTACACATAGATTAGATGAGGATATTCTACATTCATTGATAGAAAATTTTAAGAAGGATGTCGATAGTGAAGTTCAAATGTATGCCGAACTTATTCTTGAAAAAATGAACTATTCCTTCGAACAACTTAAAGAGGATGTCTATAACGGCGAAAGGATCAGTCTTGCTTTTCAAGATAAACTTTATCACGTTATTGAAGAGTCCAATCAATGGCATCTAGCTGACTACGAAACAGATACGCAACAGTCGTTTGATTCAGCAGATGAATTATTAGAACAATCCAGGATCGACGGGAAGTCTTTACAAGAAGGGTGGAGCCATATTAAAAAGGCTTATTAG
- the truA gene encoding tRNA pseudouridine(38-40) synthase TruA translates to MNNYKLTIQYDGGRYKGWQRLGNSDDTIQGKIENVLTEMVGEKIEIIGCSRTDAGVHALAQIANFKIGENLTEAEIMNYLNRYLPRDISIVEVRLVPERFHARYNAKDKTYLYKIWNEPYTNPFMRKYSMHVEKKLDITRMKKACQHFIGEHDFTAYSNAKSKKKSMVREIYSIDIEENAGFIQITVRGDGFLYNMVRKIVGTLIEVGLGEIDAENIPSILESKERIQTGRMAEAAGLYLVKVDF, encoded by the coding sequence ATGAACAATTATAAATTGACCATTCAATATGATGGCGGGCGCTATAAAGGCTGGCAACGACTCGGTAATAGTGATGATACGATTCAAGGAAAAATAGAAAATGTATTAACGGAAATGGTGGGGGAAAAAATCGAGATCATCGGATGCAGCAGAACGGATGCCGGTGTACATGCCCTTGCTCAAATCGCCAACTTTAAGATTGGTGAAAATCTGACTGAAGCTGAAATCATGAATTATTTGAATAGGTATTTACCAAGAGATATCAGCATTGTCGAGGTTAGGCTAGTTCCTGAGCGTTTCCATGCCCGTTATAATGCTAAGGATAAAACCTATTTGTATAAGATCTGGAACGAGCCATATACAAATCCTTTCATGCGGAAATATAGTATGCATGTAGAGAAAAAGCTGGATATCACAAGAATGAAAAAAGCATGTCAACATTTTATAGGTGAACATGATTTCACGGCATATTCAAATGCAAAGTCCAAGAAAAAATCCATGGTGCGTGAAATATATTCCATTGATATTGAGGAAAATGCCGGATTCATCCAAATTACAGTGCGTGGCGATGGATTTCTTTATAATATGGTTAGAAAGATTGTCGGGACGTTGATAGAAGTGGGGTTGGGGGAAATAGATGCTGAAAATATACCAAGCATTTTAGAGTCAAAAGAAAGAATCCAAACGGGCCGTATGGCGGAGGCAGCTGGGTTGTACTTGGTGAAGGTTGATTTTTAG
- a CDS encoding type 1 glutamine amidotransferase domain-containing protein, translated as MRLAGKKIISLVHHDFEDLELWYPILRLKEEGAIVHLAGEKANESYIGKYGVPAISDYEYGSIKAEEYDAILVPGGWAPDKIRRFPEVISLIQSMEENKKPIGQICHAGWVLISAKILKGKNVTSTPGIKDDMENAGATWIDKPVVVDGNLVSSRRPPDLPDYLRELINVIEKS; from the coding sequence ATGAGATTAGCAGGAAAGAAAATAATCAGTCTAGTGCACCATGATTTTGAAGATTTAGAGCTCTGGTATCCGATTTTACGATTAAAAGAAGAAGGAGCGATTGTTCACCTTGCGGGAGAAAAGGCGAATGAATCATACATTGGAAAATATGGTGTACCAGCTATATCTGATTATGAGTATGGCAGTATTAAAGCTGAGGAATATGATGCCATTCTTGTACCGGGGGGATGGGCACCTGACAAAATTCGCCGGTTTCCCGAAGTGATATCACTTATCCAAAGCATGGAAGAAAATAAAAAACCCATCGGGCAAATTTGTCATGCTGGTTGGGTGTTGATCTCCGCTAAAATTTTAAAAGGGAAGAATGTTACAAGTACACCGGGCATTAAAGATGATATGGAAAATGCAGGGGCGACTTGGATAGATAAGCCCGTCGTCGTTGATGGTAACCTTGTATCAAGCAGGCGTCCGCCTGATCTGCCGGATTATTTAAGGGAATTGATAAACGTGATTGAAAAGAGTTAA
- a CDS encoding DUF421 domain-containing protein: MSEAVEIIFRTITSFISLWIFVHLLGKQTIAQRTYHLYIASITLGTIAGNLAFNIKIKFLYFIIAIIIMGTVVFMLNLLAVRNPRFGKWIAGEPATVIQKGKILEESMERMGYSLDSLEQALRGKDIFNIDEVECAILEINGSLSVLKKEQYQNATKQDLPLLPSAGTVPIELVYDGKILYENLSKHTYDDEWLMAELKKRNLAVFDISYAVVGTKGNLYIDLIKDHSRE, translated from the coding sequence ATGTCAGAAGCTGTTGAAATCATCTTTCGAACCATTACCTCTTTTATTTCATTATGGATATTTGTCCATCTCCTCGGTAAACAGACGATTGCCCAGAGGACTTACCACCTTTATATCGCTTCAATTACGTTGGGGACAATTGCAGGAAATCTAGCATTCAATATTAAAATTAAATTCCTGTATTTTATCATAGCAATCATTATTATGGGTACCGTCGTTTTTATGCTGAATCTTCTAGCGGTGCGAAATCCGCGCTTCGGGAAATGGATCGCCGGAGAACCTGCTACCGTAATTCAAAAAGGGAAAATTCTCGAAGAGTCAATGGAACGAATGGGGTATTCACTGGATTCTCTTGAACAGGCTTTGCGTGGAAAAGATATCTTCAACATAGATGAAGTGGAATGTGCCATTTTAGAGATCAATGGTTCCCTTTCTGTATTAAAAAAAGAACAATACCAAAATGCCACCAAGCAGGATTTACCTTTACTGCCCTCAGCAGGAACTGTACCGATTGAACTGGTCTATGACGGGAAGATCTTATATGAAAACTTATCCAAACACACCTACGATGACGAGTGGTTAATGGCTGAACTCAAAAAAAGAAATCTTGCTGTTTTTGATATCTCGTATGCTGTCGTAGGGACAAAAGGAAATTTGTATATTGATTTGATTAAGGATCACTCAAGGGAATAA
- a CDS encoding YhgE/Pip domain-containing protein — protein MRNIREIFIDDLKSIYKNFFVCIVVVFLMFIPSIYAWFNIVASWDPYANTEGILVGVANNDKGAELNGEAVNIGKEVIEGLKENKDLGWRFTSEKEAKAKVEKGDYYASIIIPENFSKHIATIMTDDPKKAEIDYYVNEKINSIAPKITAAGANSIVDNVSKTFIKSASGSILAIFNEMGITLQNELPTIQKMKNMVYLLEGQLPELEQNIKTVQTHVKKAEDIIKKVNDGLDSIEGITSQKDKLVSDVSSYVDSTRQAFEGINSLLKNDIANIRSDNESVLVLANRLTGQDLPDNESNQLVEQGVTRLNKELYLLDSMYNLLVRVNQFNEKNLLQPEIQLVDELRDNTSNQLQALNNRAFGNLIELGGNNDQVLASFQESYSKETGPKFNEIWNETESILNNVQLTMAEGTKVLPEVRMLLNETNRTLETRTGDIDKLMNKFPEIETKIKALASKMREIDKSYDLEEVIDFLRNDIEQESEFFSEPVLLNKHSLFPIPNYGSAMSPFFTALSLWVGGTILISMLSVGVSQKVYSPYQIYIGRYLIFFIIGVMQALSVSIGNIILIGVYVADKFEYILFSVLISTVFTLIVYTFVSVLGNVGKGISVVLMVLQISSSGGTFPIQVTPPFFQHINPFLPFTYAVGLLRESVGGITWSVAGRDIFILILFLIITLILGIILKKPLHARTQKMKDKLYGSRIF, from the coding sequence TTGAGAAATATTCGGGAAATTTTCATCGACGATTTAAAAAGCATTTATAAAAATTTCTTTGTTTGTATCGTAGTAGTTTTTCTCATGTTCATCCCTTCCATTTATGCGTGGTTTAATATTGTCGCATCTTGGGACCCGTATGCAAATACGGAAGGAATTCTTGTCGGTGTTGCCAATAATGATAAAGGTGCGGAGTTAAATGGCGAAGCCGTGAACATAGGCAAGGAAGTCATAGAGGGGTTAAAGGAGAATAAGGATTTAGGCTGGAGATTCACTTCGGAAAAAGAGGCAAAAGCTAAGGTGGAAAAGGGGGATTATTATGCATCCATAATCATTCCGGAGAACTTTTCTAAACATATTGCGACAATCATGACCGATGACCCTAAAAAGGCGGAGATTGATTACTATGTGAATGAAAAAATCAATTCCATTGCTCCTAAAATTACGGCAGCGGGTGCAAACAGCATAGTGGACAATGTGAGCAAAACCTTTATCAAATCGGCCAGTGGGAGTATCCTTGCAATCTTTAATGAAATGGGAATCACATTGCAAAACGAGTTGCCGACAATTCAAAAAATGAAGAATATGGTGTATTTATTAGAGGGTCAACTACCTGAGCTTGAACAAAATATCAAAACCGTTCAAACACATGTTAAAAAGGCTGAAGATATCATTAAGAAGGTCAATGATGGATTGGATTCAATAGAAGGGATAACGTCGCAGAAGGACAAATTGGTATCGGACGTTTCTAGTTATGTAGATTCAACAAGGCAGGCATTCGAAGGAATCAATTCCCTCTTGAAAAATGATATCGCGAACATCAGGAGCGATAATGAATCCGTTTTAGTCCTGGCGAACCGGTTAACGGGTCAGGATTTGCCAGACAATGAGTCGAATCAGCTAGTGGAACAAGGGGTAACGAGGCTAAATAAAGAGTTGTACCTTTTGGACAGTATGTATAATTTATTGGTGAGAGTCAATCAATTTAATGAGAAAAACTTGCTTCAGCCAGAAATACAGCTGGTTGATGAATTAAGGGATAATACTTCGAACCAACTTCAAGCGCTGAATAACCGAGCCTTCGGCAATCTTATCGAACTTGGCGGGAACAATGATCAAGTTTTGGCAAGCTTTCAGGAAAGTTATTCAAAGGAAACAGGGCCAAAATTTAATGAAATCTGGAACGAAACGGAATCAATATTGAATAATGTCCAGCTCACGATGGCGGAGGGAACCAAGGTTCTTCCTGAGGTGAGGATGCTGTTGAATGAGACCAATCGAACATTGGAAACACGTACAGGGGATATCGATAAGTTAATGAATAAGTTTCCGGAAATCGAAACGAAAATAAAGGCACTAGCTTCTAAAATGAGGGAAATCGATAAGTCTTATGATTTGGAAGAAGTGATCGATTTCCTAAGGAATGATATTGAACAAGAAAGTGAATTTTTTTCAGAGCCAGTGCTGCTCAATAAACACAGTCTCTTTCCGATTCCGAACTATGGATCCGCCATGTCCCCTTTCTTTACGGCACTTTCCCTTTGGGTCGGCGGTACAATATTGATTTCCATGCTTAGCGTGGGCGTTTCTCAAAAAGTCTACAGCCCGTATCAAATTTATATCGGGAGGTATCTTATATTTTTCATCATTGGGGTAATGCAGGCTCTTAGTGTTTCCATTGGGAATATCATCCTTATCGGTGTTTATGTAGCGGATAAATTTGAGTACATCCTGTTTTCCGTTCTGATAAGTACAGTATTTACACTCATTGTCTACACCTTCGTTTCCGTTCTTGGAAATGTTGGAAAAGGGATAAGCGTCGTCTTGATGGTCCTTCAAATATCAAGTTCAGGCGGCACTTTCCCCATTCAAGTCACACCGCCCTTTTTTCAACATATTAACCCTTTCTTGCCATTCACCTATGCTGTGGGATTACTTCGTGAATCTGTTGGGGGAATAACATGGAGCGTAGCTGGCAGGGACATTTTTATCTTGATTCTCTTTTTAATAATCACACTCATATTAGGTATCATTTTGAAAAAGCCACTGCATGCAAGGACACAAAAAATGAAGGATAAATTGTATGGAAGCAGGATTTTTTAA